In Streptomyces capitiformicae, one genomic interval encodes:
- a CDS encoding tetratricopeptide repeat protein, with product MAENYEQPEGPARNARAEQLLAEAEKLNIPLAVIEALGHQLKVYNYSSEKDKMFVPFARLLRMWDERPEDFDEYEIHSLHWVFKWMSAGMLNQPHIPLAAIEKWLGEMEHRYRLAGHSERAVRGAEFSVAAHIGDLARAERAYEAWLAADRDSMADCHACELHGQGWWRARLRQDAEALELWAPVLEGRYACAHEPHTVLASSLVPLLRLGRVDEARAHHLRGFRLVRAMESMRGAYADHVEFCALSGNEARGLELLAERPAYFTDSGDPRSKLDFMSAVALLMDRLVARGFGDQTVPGPAGRTWTARELASHAREEALSLAALFDERNGTAYVSTGARERMDQQPLLDRLPLGVRATRTAPVPAPRQPAAAERTEAAGSAPGPGDLAGLLAEARRLAESLHPDSVAAWAAVARAVEAGGRGAELTAYDQAELVDHRAIGLGPEGAPLFEQAAELYEEAGDPGEALAARARGATVHALNGRVETALELISEPYEKVLALHEADGTGVRQTASVLVGRARILVQRMHETEDTGDTADAAAVAAAEAAVRELAEFVEPHRADDVRLASRAAEARALLGELAARREDAQAAAELFVEAAERYVTAGLPWFAVQYEARLAGVAQQVGDLETAERAARAALEHGGAELDPVGRAQLNAQLAEVLGAGDRVETAAEHALEAAHWADEAGESRTLGSWARHLLGGFLLRQERWAEAAEVLESALPDLTAETHGDGAVAQTLWWLGDCHTELGEHREAAERWLRAADITRHWPEQRDHAMFAHLAAEALARAGLPADADRAYERAGDLWGELGNVHGYVRALRARAWYAAQEGAGLDASRELMGDAVLGCEAALSDVAGEENRRRIVAELGETYRQFGDLLARSVAEDAELSEFRPVFEEALEFVGRAVSVYGSLGADFVDARGGAELAAGWLEADLGLGDAAGARARGVLSAVAGRDDEVAVARRAEASRMLEVVEGRGES from the coding sequence ATGGCGGAGAACTACGAGCAGCCGGAAGGACCCGCCCGTAACGCACGCGCGGAACAGTTGCTCGCGGAGGCGGAGAAGCTGAACATCCCGCTCGCCGTGATCGAGGCACTCGGGCACCAGCTGAAGGTCTACAACTACAGCTCCGAGAAGGACAAGATGTTCGTCCCCTTCGCGCGTCTGCTGCGCATGTGGGACGAGCGCCCCGAGGACTTCGACGAGTACGAGATCCACTCCCTGCACTGGGTCTTCAAGTGGATGTCGGCCGGCATGCTCAACCAGCCGCACATCCCGCTCGCCGCGATCGAGAAGTGGCTGGGCGAGATGGAGCACCGCTACCGGCTCGCCGGGCACTCCGAACGGGCGGTGCGCGGCGCCGAGTTCAGCGTGGCGGCGCACATCGGGGATCTGGCGCGGGCCGAGCGGGCGTACGAGGCGTGGCTCGCCGCCGACCGGGACAGCATGGCCGACTGCCACGCGTGCGAGCTGCACGGCCAGGGCTGGTGGCGGGCGCGGCTGCGCCAGGACGCCGAGGCCCTGGAGCTTTGGGCGCCGGTCCTGGAGGGCCGGTACGCGTGTGCCCACGAGCCGCACACCGTCCTGGCGTCGTCCCTGGTGCCGCTGCTGCGCCTGGGCCGCGTGGACGAGGCCCGCGCCCACCATCTGCGCGGCTTCCGGCTCGTGCGGGCCATGGAGAGCATGCGGGGCGCGTACGCGGACCATGTGGAGTTCTGCGCCCTGTCCGGCAACGAGGCACGCGGCCTGGAGCTGCTGGCCGAGCGTCCGGCGTACTTCACGGACTCCGGGGACCCGCGCAGCAAGCTGGACTTCATGAGTGCGGTGGCCCTGCTCATGGACCGCCTGGTCGCCCGTGGGTTCGGCGATCAAACGGTCCCGGGCCCGGCCGGCCGTACCTGGACCGCCCGCGAACTGGCCTCCCACGCGCGCGAGGAGGCCCTTTCCCTGGCCGCGCTGTTCGACGAGCGCAACGGCACGGCGTACGTCAGTACGGGCGCCCGGGAGCGCATGGACCAGCAGCCGCTGCTGGACCGGCTGCCGCTGGGGGTGCGTGCGACGCGTACGGCACCGGTTCCGGCGCCCCGGCAGCCCGCCGCGGCCGAGCGGACGGAGGCTGCGGGGAGCGCGCCGGGCCCCGGCGACCTGGCCGGGCTGCTCGCCGAGGCGCGGCGGCTCGCCGAGTCCCTGCACCCCGACTCCGTCGCGGCATGGGCCGCCGTGGCCCGTGCCGTGGAGGCCGGGGGCCGGGGTGCCGAGCTGACCGCCTACGACCAAGCGGAGCTCGTCGATCACCGGGCGATCGGCCTCGGCCCCGAGGGCGCCCCCCTCTTCGAACAGGCGGCCGAGCTGTACGAGGAGGCCGGCGACCCGGGCGAGGCACTGGCGGCACGCGCGCGTGGAGCCACGGTCCACGCCCTGAACGGCCGCGTCGAGACGGCCCTGGAGCTGATCTCCGAGCCGTACGAGAAGGTCCTCGCCCTCCACGAGGCCGACGGCACCGGCGTACGGCAGACAGCGTCCGTGCTGGTCGGGCGGGCGCGCATCCTCGTGCAGCGGATGCACGAGACGGAGGACACCGGTGATACGGCGGACGCGGCCGCGGTGGCCGCCGCCGAGGCGGCCGTGCGGGAGCTGGCGGAGTTCGTCGAGCCGCACCGCGCGGACGACGTACGGCTGGCCTCGCGGGCGGCGGAGGCGCGGGCGCTGCTCGGGGAGCTGGCCGCGCGCCGCGAGGACGCCCAGGCGGCCGCCGAGCTGTTCGTGGAGGCCGCGGAGCGGTATGTGACGGCCGGGCTGCCCTGGTTCGCGGTGCAGTACGAGGCGCGGCTGGCCGGCGTCGCGCAGCAGGTCGGGGACCTGGAGACGGCCGAGCGGGCGGCCCGCGCGGCGCTGGAGCACGGCGGCGCGGAGCTGGACCCGGTGGGCCGCGCCCAGCTGAACGCCCAACTGGCCGAAGTCCTCGGCGCCGGGGACCGCGTCGAGACGGCCGCGGAGCACGCCCTGGAGGCGGCGCACTGGGCCGACGAGGCTGGTGAGAGCCGGACGCTCGGTTCCTGGGCCCGGCATCTGCTCGGCGGGTTCCTGCTGCGGCAGGAGCGGTGGGCGGAGGCCGCGGAGGTACTGGAGTCGGCACTGCCGGATCTCACCGCCGAGACGCACGGCGACGGGGCGGTCGCGCAGACCCTGTGGTGGCTCGGCGACTGCCACACCGAGCTCGGTGAGCACCGGGAGGCCGCCGAGCGGTGGCTGCGGGCCGCCGACATCACCCGGCACTGGCCGGAGCAGCGCGACCACGCCATGTTCGCCCATCTCGCCGCCGAGGCACTCGCCCGCGCGGGGCTGCCCGCCGACGCCGACCGGGCCTACGAGCGCGCGGGCGACCTCTGGGGAGAGCTCGGCAACGTCCACGGATACGTCCGGGCGTTGCGCGCGCGGGCGTGGTACGCGGCGCAGGAGGGGGCCGGGCTGGACGCGTCCCGGGAGTTGATGGGTGACGCGGTGCTGGGGTGCGAGGCGGCCCTGTCGGACGTGGCCGGTGAGGAGAACCGGCGGCGGATCGTCGCCGAACTCGGTGAGACGTATCGGCAGTTCGGGGATCTGCTCGCGCGGTCGGTGGCCGAGGACGCGGAGCTCTCCGAGTTCCGGCCGGTGTTCGAGGAGGCGCTGGAGTTCGTCGGGCGGGCGGTGTCGGTGTACGGCTCGCTCGGGGCGGACTTTGTCGATGCCCGTGGTGGGGCTGAGCTCGCGGCGGGATGGTTGGAGGCGGATCTGGGGCTGGGCGATGCGGCGGGGGCACGCGCGCGTGGGGTGTTGTCCGCGGTTGCCGGGCGGGACGACGAGGTGGCGGTGGCTCGGCGGGCGGAGGCATCGAGGATGCTCGAGGTGGTGGAGGGGCGGGGGGAGAGCTGA